The genomic DNA GCCTCGACCCGGTGGTTGCGCGGGATGAAGGCCGGGTTCACCCCGCGCATCGCGGCGGCGGTCTCGGCCGGGTCGCGGGCCTCCTGCGCCAGCCGCGCGCGCCAGTCGGCCGCCCAGGCATCGTAGCTCGTCGGATCGACGAACCGGTCGCGCACGGTCGCATCGGCGTCCGGGCGCTCCGCGGCGGCGCAGAGGGCGCGGAACGTCAGGGTGAAGTCGGCCTGGTTCTCGGCCATGCGCTTGAGGAGGTCGCCCGCCAGGGCCGGGTCGCCGTCCCGGGTCTCGGCGAGTCCGAGCTTGCGGGCGAGGCCGCCGTGATAGGCCGCCTCGAAGCGCGGCGCGTAGGTGGCCAGCGCCGCCTCGGCCTCGGCGACCGAGGCGTCCTCGGCCTCGGCGAGGAGCGGCAGCAGGGTCTCGGCGAGCCGCGTCAGGTTCCAGAGCGCGATCCGCGGCTGCTGGCCGTAGGCGTAGCGGCCGTTGCGGTCGATGGAGCTGTAGACCGTCCGGGGATCGTAGGCGTCGAGGAACGCGCACGGCCCGTAATCGATCGTCTCGCCGGCGACCGACATGTTGTCGGTGTTCATCACCCCGTGGACGAAGCCGACGTGCAGCCAGCGGGCCACGAGGTCGGCCTGGGCCGCGACGACGCCCTCCAGGAGCGCGCGGTAGGGGTTGGCGGCCCCGGCGGCGTCCGGATGGTGCCGGGCGATGACGTGGTCGGCGAGCGCCCGCAGGCCCTCGACGTCGCCCCGCGCCGCGAAGAACTGGAAGGTGCCGACCCGGATGTGGCTCGCCGCCACGCGGGTCAGGACCGCGCCGGGCAGGAGCGTCTCGCGCACGACCCGCTCGCCGGTCGTCACGGCGGCGAGGGCCCGGGTGGTCGGGATGCCGAGCGCCGCCATGGCCTCGCTGACGAGGTACTCGCGCAGGACCGGGCCGAGCGCCGCCCGCCCGTCGCCTCGCCGGGAGAACGGCGTCGGGCCCGCGCCCTTCAGCTGGATGTCGCGGCGGTGCCCGTTGCGGTCGACGACCTCGCCGAGGAGGACCGCGCGGCCGTCGCCGAGCTGCGGCACGAACTGGCCGAACTGATGCCCGGCATAGGCCGCGGCGATCGGGTCGGCGCCGTCCGGGACGGTGTTGCCCGCGAGCGCCGCGACGCCGTCCGGGCCGGCGAGCCAGTCCGGGTCGAGGCCGAGCTCCTCGGCGAGCGGGCGGTTGAGCCGGACGAGGCGCGGCGCCGCCACCGGCGTCGGCGGCCGGCGCGCGTAGAAGCGCTCCGGCAGGCGGGCGTAGCTGTTGTCGAAGGGGAGTGCCGTCATCGTCGGGATCTATGGAGAGCGGGGTCGGGGGGCAAGCGGCGCCCGTCGGGGGCGCAGGATCAGACGGTGCAGTCGACGCCCGTGAGGGCCTCGGATACCGACCAGAGCCGCGCGGCGGCGGCGGTGTCGCGGGCCTGCGCGGCGATGTCGGCCCGGGCCGGATGGCCGTGCAGCTCCCAGATCCCGTCGGGACCGTAATAGGCGCCGCCCTCGGCCTCCTGCGCGGTGGCGGCGAAGAGCAGCGGCAGCGCGCCCCGCGCCGCGGGCTGGCCGATCACCGCGAAGATCAGGTGCCCGGCAAGGCGCTGGACGGGGCCTGCCCGGTCGCCGCGGCGGAACACGTCCGTCCGGGCGGCGCCGGGATGGACCGGGATCGCGCGGATCGGCGCCCCCGCCGCCCTCAGGCGGCGGTCGAGTTCGAGCCCGAACATCAGCATCGCGAGCTTCGACTGCCGGTAGGCCTTCTGCGGCCCGTAGGCGCGCCGGAGCTGGAGGTCGTCGAAGTGGATCCGTCCGGGCCGGTGGGCGAGGCTCGCCACCGGGACGATCCGGGAGGTCACCCGCGCGGGCACCAGGGGCAGGAGCAGCCCGGTCAGCGCGAAATGGCCGAGATAGTTGGTGCCGAACTGGCGCTCGAACCCGTCCCCCGTCTCCTCGCGCCGCGGCACGGAGGCGATGCCGGCGTTGAGCAGCAGGATGTCGACGGGCTGCCCGTCCGCGCGGCAGGCCTCGCCGAAGGCGCGCACGGAGGCGAGGCTGGCGGTGTCGAGGCGGCGGAAGGCCAGCCGCGCTTCCGGGTGACGGTGCCGGATCGACGCCATGGCGCGCTGGGCCTTCTCGCCGTCGCGGGCGGCGAGGGTGACCGCGGCGCCCGCCCCCGCGAGGGCGAGGGCGGCCTCGTAGCCGAGCCCGCTGGTCGCGCCGGTGACGATCGCGTGCCGTCCGGCCTGACTCGGCATGTCGCGGGTCGTCCACCGGGTCCGGGTCATCGTCGCGCCTCTCCGCTCCTCGGCTAATCCGCCGGGCGCGGGGTTGTTCGCGGCCGGATTGGCCCTCAGGCGTCGGCGGGCCGGATCGTCTCGATCGCGTCGAGCGCCTCGATCCTCCGGGCGGCC from Methylobacterium radiotolerans JCM 2831 includes the following:
- a CDS encoding protein adenylyltransferase SelO, with the protein product MTALPFDNSYARLPERFYARRPPTPVAAPRLVRLNRPLAEELGLDPDWLAGPDGVAALAGNTVPDGADPIAAAYAGHQFGQFVPQLGDGRAVLLGEVVDRNGHRRDIQLKGAGPTPFSRRGDGRAALGPVLREYLVSEAMAALGIPTTRALAAVTTGERVVRETLLPGAVLTRVAASHIRVGTFQFFAARGDVEGLRALADHVIARHHPDAAGAANPYRALLEGVVAAQADLVARWLHVGFVHGVMNTDNMSVAGETIDYGPCAFLDAYDPRTVYSSIDRNGRYAYGQQPRIALWNLTRLAETLLPLLAEAEDASVAEAEAALATYAPRFEAAYHGGLARKLGLAETRDGDPALAGDLLKRMAENQADFTLTFRALCAAAERPDADATVRDRFVDPTSYDAWAADWRARLAQEARDPAETAAAMRGVNPAFIPRNHRVEAMIEAAVERDDFAPFATLLAVLARPYDDQPDHAAFAEAPAGGGVGYRTFCGT
- a CDS encoding oxidoreductase, with protein sequence MTRTRWTTRDMPSQAGRHAIVTGATSGLGYEAALALAGAGAAVTLAARDGEKAQRAMASIRHRHPEARLAFRRLDTASLASVRAFGEACRADGQPVDILLLNAGIASVPRREETGDGFERQFGTNYLGHFALTGLLLPLVPARVTSRIVPVASLAHRPGRIHFDDLQLRRAYGPQKAYRQSKLAMLMFGLELDRRLRAAGAPIRAIPVHPGAARTDVFRRGDRAGPVQRLAGHLIFAVIGQPAARGALPLLFAATAQEAEGGAYYGPDGIWELHGHPARADIAAQARDTAAAARLWSVSEALTGVDCTV